TGAAGTAAATGGTATAAGTCTAAACCTGGAAAACCAGGTTGAGTGAGATACGATGTTAGTAACACAATTAAGATCATCTTCCTTCGATTCTTCAAATATGTCTTTTATCTCTCTGGGTAATATCTCTTTTATTGCTTTGAATTCAACTACGATGACAGGAGTATTTGTAAGCGGATCATATAAAGAATTACCGGTATCAATTAACGCGGCCATATCAATTATTTTGCTTTCAAAAGATATTTTCAGAGGTACAAGCAGCTTATCCTTAACAAACCTGTATTGTATTACTTCCCAGAATATTCTGACTATAATTGCAACTGTAATTATTGATAAAAACAGCAAAGTCCATTTTGATTGCCAGAATACATATACTATACCGTTTTTTACAAACCCGCCGCCTTGATTGAAGTATATGAATGCAAACCCTGCACCCGCAAATATAAATGTTGAGATATAGAATATAGCCAATGTTTTAAAGAATAACCCCAGCTTCTCCGGAGAAAAGGCAACAGCTATTATTAATAAGGAAAGAATAACCTTTGCAAAAGCTGTATAATACATTTTCATACCGGGAAACAAAACTAATATAACTACATAAACAGCTCCAATCAAAGAAGCGGTAAATAAACGGAGACTGTTTGTTTTACTTTTAGCAAACTTTGCAGTTACTAAAAGAATCAAATAATTCATCACGATATTCTCAAGA
Above is a genomic segment from Clostridia bacterium containing:
- the spoIIGA gene encoding sigma-E processing peptidase SpoIIGA — protein: MDILFLENIVMNYLILLVTAKFAKSKTNSLRLFTASLIGAVYVVILVLFPGMKMYYTAFAKVILSLLIIAVAFSPEKLGLFFKTLAIFYISTFIFAGAGFAFIYFNQGGGFVKNGIVYVFWQSKWTLLFLSIITVAIIVRIFWEVIQYRFVKDKLLVPLKISFESKIIDMAALIDTGNSLYDPLTNTPVIVVEFKAIKEILPREIKDIFEESKEDDLNCVTNIVSHSTWFSRFRLIPFTSLGKENGMLIGFKPDYVEVGEEQQKKGVSNVIVGIYNRALSHNEKYKALLNPELVA